From Debaryomyces hansenii CBS767 chromosome C complete sequence, a single genomic window includes:
- a CDS encoding DEHA2C03674p (similar to uniprot|P11635 Neurospora crassa Quinate 5- dehydrogenase): MASNSPILEKSNFEELRTKKFTFRLFGLHIGHSKSPLLQNYLFEKLGLSWRYELYESSDIDAFKKVLQGEDCIGSAVTMPNKVVMAEHVDFVDNDAKAVGAINTIYTRKEKDTGKTLYIGTNTDTYGIRDSFLYNAPEVVKKSRDSNNPGLVYGGGGACRSAVYALNEFLGCSKVYVINRFAEEVEAVREGMVKGGFKGEIIHVSSPEQAVSLEKPSMIVCTVPDFAPSTEEEKTARATLEVFIGSQERGAVLEMCYHPKPLTRLYNEFKASNWQVIGGMEAMIYQGFAQQSLWTGYSLDEMPVKDVIEYVYKNANN, encoded by the coding sequence ATGGCTAGCAACTCACCAATTTTAGAAAAGTcgaattttgaagaattaaggACCAAAAAATTTACATTCAGACTCTTTGGGCTTCATATTGGCCACTCTAAATCGCCATTATTGCAAAACTACttgtttgaaaaattaggaTTAAGCTGGAGGTATGAGTTGTATGAGAGCTCAGATATCGACGCTTTCAAGAAGGTGTTGCAAGGCGAAGACTGCATTGGGTCAGCTGTGACTATGCCTAACAAGGTGGTGATGGCGGAACACGTTGATTTCGTTGACAACGATGCCAAGGCAGTTGGGGCTATAAATACTATTTACACAAGAAAGGAAAAGGACACCGGTAAGACGTTGTATATCGGTACCAATACTGACACATATGGAATCCGTGATTCGTTTTTATACAATGCACCAGAAGTGGTGAAGAAATCGAGAGACAGCAATAATCCGGGTTTGGTATACGGAGGAGGTGGAGCCTGCCGTTCAGCGGTGTATGCGTTAAACGAATTCTTGGGCTGTTCGAAGGTGTATGTGATAAACAGATTTGCTGAGGAGGTGGAAGCGGTGAGAGAAGGAATGGTCAAAGGGGGCTTCAAAGGAGAAATCATCCACGTTTCCAGCCCTGAACAAGCTGTTTCTTTAGAGAAACCAAGCATGATCGTCTGCACTGTACCTGATTTTGCACCTCTGACTGAGGAAGAGAAAACGGCCAGAGCCACCTTGGAAGTATTCATTGGTTCCCAAGAGAGAGGAGCTGTTTTGGAAATGTGCTACCACCCTAAACCACTCACTAgattatataatgaattcaagGCGTCCAATTGGCAGGTTATTGGTGGTATGGAAGCTATGATTTATCAAGGCTTCGCACAACAATCCTTATGGACTGGTTATAGCTTGGACGAAATGCCTGTCAAAGACGTCATTGAGTATGTTTATAAGAATGCAAATAACtaa
- a CDS encoding DEHA2C03696p (weakly similar to uniprot|P46982 Saccharomyces cerevisiae YJL186W MNN5 Alpha-1 2-mannosyltransferase or uniprot|P38069 Saccharomyces cerevisiae YBR015C MNN2 Alpha-1 2- mannosyltransferase) — MIPKRLLGRQATRLLVGMIFCLLIFHFVYRSSPKPLVNGDASSRVVTAADPPEVKGEAGVEKANLKSIRDYRAFFDGLEAYMPKSPSIKGMYKTKQAPEIKSENDDFLLSKSLLENVLDIPDSTYQELKDSHSRYVDIHMNKLIENYGISTFGNILKSDPEWGTYEGSSGYVMVGGGRFNWLSYLVIKQIRATGSKMPIELFIAAEEEYEKEFCEELLPRYNAHCNLFDSSLSANLKERFDLGGYQLKMLAILSSRFENVMYVDSDNFPAKNVDYIFESDLYKEKNLILWPDAWGRTTNPKFYEIAGVKVKENKVRYSEYDKKQAERDGLSGVKPLSEYNFENSAFHDFEGTIPNPTSETGMFVINKTSHMKTLLLCLYYNVFGPNYYYPLLTQGSAGEGDKETFIAAAHVMNEPWFQTLKQFQFTGYFSKADNNNFASKALSHYDPVGSAVTKDNLDVVFNHLSYPKYYPNWLVDNHDLIYEQSGEHIRMYSAINDNVGYDFDLRVLQFFTQGMCPNYYDPKTGKAIDGENIYKNKEYMGKYLHYVSSEEELERQRCDQVFLPHLKWLKETTKFPENSVVNV, encoded by the coding sequence ATGATACCTAAAAGATTGCTTGGACGCCAAGCGACGCGTCTTTTGGTAGGTATGATATTTTGCTTGCTTATATTTCACTTTGTTTATCGGTCATCGCCAAAGCCATTAGTGAATGGAGATGCTAGTTCTAGGGTTGTAACAGCTGCAGACCCACCTGAAGTTAAGGGAGAAGCTGGAGTGGAGAAAGCGAACTTGAAATCTATCAGAGATTACAGAGCCTTCTTTGACGGATTGGAAGCATACATGCCAAAATCACCATCGATTAAAGGCATGTATAAGACAAAACAGGCACCGGAAATAAAGTCAGAGAATGACGACTTTCTTTTGTCGAAGTCGTTATTGGAGAACGTGTTGGATATTCCAGATTCCACGTATCAGGAATTAAAGGATTCGCATTCGAGATATGTGGACATTCATATGAACAAGCTTATAGAGAACTATGGGATCTCCACCTTTGGTAATATATTGAAGTCCGACCCTGAATGGGGGACATACGAGGGATCTTCGGGATATGTGATGGTTGGTGGTGGTAGATTTAATTGGTTGTCGTACCTTGTTATAAAGCAGATCAGAGCCACAGGATCTAAAATGCCGATTGAGTTGTTCATTGCTGCTGAGGAGGAgtatgaaaaagaattctGTGAAGAACTATTACCACGTTACAATGCACACTGTAATCTCTttgattcatcattatctgCCAACTTGAAGGAGAGATTCGATCTTGGTGGGTACCAACTCAAAATGTTGGCTATATTGAGTTCcagatttgaaaatgtcATGTACGTGGACTCCGATAATTTCCCGGCTAAAAATGTCgattatatatttgaaagcgacttatataaagaaaagaatttgattttatgGCCGGATGCATGGGGCCGTACCACCAACCCAAAATTCTACGAGATTGCTGGGGTCAAGgtcaaagaaaataaagttaGATATTCGGAATATGACAAGAAACAGGCAGAACGCGATGGCTTATCTGGTGTCAAGCCCTTGTCTGAGTATAACTTTGAGAATTCTGCGTTCCACGATTTTGAAGGTACCATACCTAATCCGACTTCTGAAACTGGTATGTTTGTGATTAACAAGACTTCTCATATGAAAACATTGCTTCTTTGCTTGTACTATAATGTATTTGGGCCAAACTACTACTATCCATTATTAACCCAAGGGTCCGCTGGAGAAGGCGATAAAGAAACGTTTATCGCTGCTGCTCACGTTATGAATGAACCCTGGTTCCAAACGTTGAAGCAGTTCCAATTTACGGGGTATTTTTCCAAAGCGGATAATAACAATTTCGCGTCCAAAGCCTTAAGCCACTACGATCCAGTCGGTTCGGCCGTAACGAAAGATAATCTCGATGTTGTATTTAATCATTTATCTTATCCTAAATACTATCCTAACTGGTTAGTTGATAATCATGACTTGATCTATGAACAGCTGGGAGAACATATCCGTATGTATAGTGCCATTAACGATAATGTTGGGTACGATTTCGATTTAAGAGTATTGCAGTTCTTCACGCAAGGAATGTGCCCAAATTATTATGACCCAAAGACAGGAAAGGCCATTGATGGCgaaaatatttacaaaaataAAGAGTACATGGGGAAATACTTGCACTATGTTTCGTCCGAAGAAGAGCTCGAAAGACAAAGATGCGACCAAGTTTTCCTTCCTCATTTGAAGTGGTTAAAGGAGACGACAAAGTTCCCAGAAAACCTGGTAGTAAATGTATAA
- a CDS encoding DEHA2C03718p (similar to CA2339|IPF13377 Candida albicans IPF13377): protein MESSCRDNIDLNRDVSQDSNYIEEDEISEIKSSISTLKPTPPPEEISVGREILFLLCMALQQMLTQAGVAQTTNPSTPIAEQFGVEDSNGEKSWFTASYSLTVGTFILIAGRLGDMYGYKKMYLIGFAWFALWSLVVGFSGFTKSQIFFDVARALQGMGPALSTPNAMALVGHYYPKGFRKDLCMCLYGSVAPTGFMLGALFSGIVAQLVDSMALPGVFLGYFLMAIVCVIFLVVGYFAIPENIGNVDPEKEEGSFDWLGSFFGVSGLVLINFAWNQGPNVGWDKPYVYVLLIVGFISIGLFFVAEGKVKDPLVPSAALKGETGFVLGCIAAGWSCFGVWLYYTFQWNEFVDGQTAIIGGVHFVPAAIVGYVAAALTAVLLQKLPSSIVMHFAMLFFFVGIVLMGTRPVGQIYWTQKFFSLIIQSFGMDMSFPAATVILSNSLPKAQQGIAASLVATFQNYAISIGLGIAGTVEYYQTRNLPDSLETDIHGFRVAFYMGMGLAGCGVVLSLIFILKQAKDNAQRRKLEKSEKPAV, encoded by the coding sequence ATGGAAAGTTCATGTAGAGACAACATAGATTTAAATAGAGATGTTTCACAAGACTCAAATTATATTGAAGAGGATGAAATCCTGGAAATAAAGTCATCAATAAGTACTCTTAAACCAACCCCACCACCAGAAGAGATATCAGTGGGACGAGAAATACTATTCTTGCTTTGTATGGCACTACAACAAATGTTAACCCAAGCAGGGGTAGCGCAGACAACTAACCCATCTACACCTATTGCAGAACAATTTGGGGTTGAAGATCTGAATGGAGAAAAATCATGGTTCACAGCATCTTATTCGCTTACGGTCGGTACATTTATCTTGATTGCAGGAAGATTGGGAGATATGTATGGGTACAAGAAGATGTATTTGATAGGGTTTGCTTGGTTTGCATTATGGTCTTTAGTAGTCGGATTTTCCGGGTTTACAAAGTCTCAGATTTTTTTCGATGTTGCTAGAGCATTGCAAGGGATGGGCCCTGCATTATCTACGCCAAATGCCATGGCATTAGTCGGGCATTATTACCCAAAGGGTTTCAGAAAGGACCTCTGCATGTGTTTGTATGGAAGTGTGGCACCCACAGGGTTTATGTTAGGTGCACTTTTCAGCGGAATAGTTGCTCAGTTGGTAGATAGTATGGCTCTTCCTGGTGTGTTTCTAGGCTACTTTTTGATGGCAATAGTATGTGTTATATTTCTAGTAGTTGGGTACTTTGCAATTCCCGAAAATATTGGTAACGTTGATCCTGAGAAGGAGGAAGGTTCGTTCGATTGGCTAGGATCTTTCTTTGGTGTATCTGGACTCgttttaataaattttgcGTGGAACCAGGGACCTAATGTTGGGTGGGATAAGCCATATGTGTACGTCTTATTGATAGTCGGATTTATACTGATAGGCTTATTTTTTGTGGCAGAAGGTAAAGTTAAAGACCCATTGGTACCATCTGCTGCATTAAAAGGTGAAACTGGCTTCGTCTTAGGTTGTATAGCTGCAGGATGGTCGTGTTTTGGGGTTTGGCTATATTATACTTTTCAATGGAACGAGTTCGTCGATGGTCAGACAGCAATAATAGGAGGTGTCCATTTTGTTCCCGCAGCTATTGTTGGATATGTCGCTGCTGCTTTGACTGCAGTTCTATTACAAAAACTTCCTCTGTCAATCGTTATGCATTTTGCTATGTTGTTCTTCTTTGTGGGAATAGTTTTAATGGGTACAAGACCGGTAGGACAAATATATTGGACTCAGAAATTCTTCTCTTTGATAATTCAGAGTTTTGGTATGGATATGAGTTTTCCGGCTGCAACTGTTATCTTGTCAAATAGTCTTCCAAAAGCTCAACAAGGTATAGCCGCATCATTAGTCGCAACATTTCAGAATTATGCAATTTCCATTGGTTTAGGAATCGCTGGAACCGTCGAGTATTACCAAACCAGGAACCTTCCAGATTCATTAGAGACGGATATTCATGGTTTTAGAGTAGCATTCTACATGGGAATGGGTTTAGCAGGTTGTGGAGTTGTcctttctttaatttttattttaaagCAAGCTAAGGATAATGCACAACGCCGGAAGTTAGAAAAATCCGAAAAACCTGCAGTATAG
- a CDS encoding DEHA2C03740p (similar to uniprot|P49954 Saccharomyces cerevisiae YLR351C NIT3 Nit protein): MSNSVLRSPLTHSLNIALIQLKAGADKAANLSKVTKFIDSAVKTSNVGKLHLVVLPECFNSPYAVDQFRNYAELIPSGETTNLLSSLAKKHGIFIVGGSIPELDQENDKIFNTSLTFSPEGKIIAKHRKVHLFDIDIPGGITFKESVTLSAGDKATVFKLGEFGNVGLGICYDIRFPELAMIASRNPYNSFAMFYPGAFNTTTGPLHWHLLAKARAVDNEMFTILCSPARDVGGGGYQAYGHSLVVDPYGAIIAEAGEEEEILFATLDKELLPKAREGIPVHYQRKFDVYDDFVGNGGVKVSDL, encoded by the coding sequence ATGAGTAATTCTGTATTAAGATCACCATTAACCCATTCATTGAATATAGCCCTTATCCAATTGAAGGCAGGAGCTGACAAAGCAGCAAATTTGTCAAAGGTAACCAAATTTATTGACTCAGCAGTTAAGACCAGTAATGTTGGAAAATTACATTTAGTAGTCTTACCAGAATGTTTTAACTCACCATACGCTGTTGATCAGTTTCGCAATTATGCTGAATTGATACCATCCGGTGAAACCACTAATTTATTGTCGTCATTGGCAAAGAAGCATggtatttttattgttgGAGGATCTATTCCAGAGTTGGATCAAGAGAATGATAAGATTTTTAATACATCATTGACGTTTTCACCAGAGGGAAAAATTATTGCTAAGCACCGTAAAGTTCActtatttgatattgatatccCTGGAGGAATTACTTTTAAAGAACTGGTAACTTTAAGTGCTGGAGATAAGGCCAcagttttcaaattagGTGAATTTGGAAACGTTGGTTTAGGAATTTGCTATGATATTAGATTCCCCGAGTTAGCCATGATTGCATCTCGTAATCCTTATAATTCCTTTGCTATGTTCTACCCAGGTGCATTCAATACAACCACAGGGCCTTTGCACTGGCATTTATTGGCAAAGGCTAGAGCAGTAGACAATGAAATGTTCACTATTTTATGTAGTCCTGCCAGAGATGTTGGTGGCGGTGGATATCAAGCATATGGACATTCATTAGTGGTAGATCCATACGGTGCAATTATAGCTGAAGcaggagaagaagaagagatttTATTCGCTACTTTAGATAAAGAATTGTTGCCTAAAGCTCGAGAAGGGATACCGGTAcattatcaaagaaaatttgaCGTTTACGACGATTTTGTTGGTAATGGAGGTGTAAAAGTCAGTGATTTATAG
- a CDS encoding DEHA2C03762p (similar to CA2337|IPF13379 Candida albicans IPF13379): protein MLLRPTSLFASLKSFPRVSKPSSSLGFKNYSTKSNIHYDGTQSSYASNSASYLGDALATDGSIETVDLAYDKHSPQEEPSVTRSPLIILHGLFGSKINNRTVAKKLATRLERDVYCLDLRNFGQSPHINRLDYPSLSADVENFIEQAKFPENAKPIIIGHSMGAKTVMALALRRPDLPKMVVSVDNAPVDLTMTSVSSFTKYIRQLRIALEQYKYTNIKDVDAQLAKVEPSKEIRQFLITNLHRGKANDVITSRVPLETINKAITEGYISGWPYDSNISRWSKGPLLVVRGTQSSYVPDEIIPDIGKYFPNFDVRDVDSGHWVISEKPTEFMEILVDFIEKNEDGEF from the coding sequence ATGTTACTTAGGCCTACATCTCTATTCGCCAGTTTGAAAAGTTTCCCTCGTGTGAGTAAACCTAGTAGCTCGCTCGGTTTtaagaattattcaacaaaatcaaatattcattacGATGGAACTCAATCTTCATATGCAAGCAACTCTGCTTCTTATTTGGGGGATGCATTAGCTACCGATGGATCTATTGAGACAGTTGATCTTGCTTATGACAAACACTCCCCTCAGGAGGAACCATCAGTTACTAGATCCCCATTAATCATATTGCATGGATTATTCGGATCCAAAATTAACAATAGAACAGTAGCAAAGAAATTGGCCACAAGACTTGAAAGAGACGTTTATTGTTTGGACTTGCGTAACTTCGGACAATCTCCCCATATAAATAGGTTGGATTATCCTTCTTTATCTGCTGATGTTGAGAATTTCATTGAACAAGCCAAGTTTCCAGAAAATGCTAAACCTATTATAATCGGACATTCTATGGGAGCTAAAACGGTCATGGCATTGGCCTTACGTCGTCCAGACTTACCAAAGATGGTTGTCTCGGTAGATAATGCTCCTGTTGATTTAACTATGACTTCAGTTTCATCGTTCACTAAATACATTAGACAATTAAGAATTGCATTAgaacaatataaatataccAACATAAAGGATGTGGATGCACAATTAGCAAAGGTTGAACCTTCTAAAGAAATCCgtcaatttttaattacCAATCTTCATAGAGGTAAAGCTAATGATGTTATTACATCAAGAGTTCCGTTAGAGACTATAAATAAGGCCATTACAGAAGGGTATATTTCTGGCTGGCCTTACGACCTGAATATCTCTAGATGGTCAAAAGGGCCATTGTTGGTTGTAAGAGGAACTCAATCATCCTATGTTCCTGACGAGATCATCCCtgatattggaaaatatttCCCTAATTTCGATGTTAGAGACGTTGATTCTGGTCACTGGGTTATCAGTGAAAAGCCAACAGAATTTATGGAAATATTAGTTGactttattgaaaagaacGAAGACGGAGAGTTCTGA
- a CDS encoding DEHA2C03784p (similar to CA4393|IPF12300 Candida albicans), producing the protein MISISNPMKVNSFEWSEISLYLPSKRNEEEVCLLDNVSGSMKPGEIMALMGPSGSGKTTLLNRLSNRSNPKSSKQTGEILINKEVATSAELKEVSNYVEQEDSLIGSLTVKETVEFSAKFANIPKRFRGDLVDGIIRLLGLENQKNLKIGTPLSKGISGGQKRRTSIASQVLSKPQILFLDEPTSGLDSVASREVINTLKKIAISEKIIVIASIHQPSTSTFQLFDKVLFLSKGKPIYNSKVSEIPAYFESIHYGIPQYHNPSEYILDLINTDFSNNLASDEESTIGDKEMIVQDLVNKWRKVEERQKASQVDEDYTNLQSEKSSQMYENEYLLPCIRFKNILVRESIRTGILLQRLLIKSRRDVLAYYVRIIMYLGLAILMGTVWLRLDNNQDNIQPFTNAIFFSGAFMSFMSVAYIPSFIEDYSSYKKEKMNGDYGPFAFVFSNFIIGIPFLFVISLLFSIVTYFMCHFHDSSQGFGYYVMWLFLDLLAAESMTVFIASVFPNFVVSLALTAFANGLWMSVGGFLVSSKILNDFWYYTFYWINYQRYVFQGMMFNEFEQRIFDCDSNCHCLYESSLSDQCKIAGTAVLENLGYSHSDKGLWIGILIVLIFVFRLGSYVGLKLRK; encoded by the coding sequence ATGATATCTATAAGTAACCCAATGAAGgtcaattcttttgaatGGTCAGAAATTTCGTTGTATCTTCCTTCAAAAAggaatgaagaagaagtatGCTTGTTGGATAATGTGAGCGGACTGATGAAACCTGGGGAAATCATGGCTCTTATGGGCCCATCAGGTTCGGGTAAGACTACGTTATTAAATAGATTATCGAATAGAAGCAATCCTAAGTCTTCAAAACAAACAGGAGAGATCTTAATCAACAAAGAGGTGGCTACACTGGCAGAACTTAAGGAAGTTTCGAACTATGTGGAGCAAGAAGATTCGCTAATAGGCTCATTAACAGTTAAAGAGACGGTAGAATTCAGTGCTAAGTTTGCAAATATTCCGAAGCGGTTCAGAGGTGATTTAGTGGACGGTATCATTCGTCTTTTAGGTTTAgagaatcaaaaaaatttgaaaattggaACACCCTTACTGAAAGGGATTTCGGGTGGTCAAAAGAGAAGAACAAGCATTGCATCTCAAGTATTAAGCAAACcacaaatattatttttggatgAGCCTACATCAGGCTTAGATTCAGTAGCTTCAAGAGAGGTTATTAACactttgaagaagattgcAATCAGCGAAAAGATAATTGTAATTGcatcaattcatcaacctTCAACATCAACGTTTCAATTGTTTGACAAAGTTTTGTTTTTGTCTAAAGGGAAACCTATATATAACAGCAAAGTTTCAGAAATTCCAGCATATTTTGAATCCATTCATTATGGAATCCCTCAATATCATAATCCTTCGGAATATATTCTAGATCTTATTAACACggatttttcaaataatctCGCTAGTGATGAAGAGTCAACTATAGGTGATAAAGAGATGATTGTTCAAGATTTAGTTAACAAATGGCGTAAAGTAGAAGAACGTCAGAAGGCATCGCAAGTGGATGAAGACTACACCAACCTTCAATCTGAAAAATCGTCTCAGATGtatgaaaatgaatatttattaccGTGCATTcgattcaaaaatattcttgttaGAGAAAGTATCCGTACTGGTATTTTATTACAAAGATTGCTAATAAAATCGAGACGGGATGTTTTGGCGTACTATGTAAGAATTATTATGTACCTAGGTCTAGCCATCTTAATGGGGACAGTTTGGCTAAGACTAGATAATAATCAAGACAATATTCAGCCTTTTACTAATGCAATTTTCTTCTCAGGTGCCTTTATGTCATTTATGTCGGTTGCATACATTCCCtcttttattgaagattattCTAGTTataagaaagaaaagatgaATGGTGATTATGGTCCGTTTGCGTTtgttttttcaaatttcattattggtataccatttttatttgtaaTTAGTTTGCTATTCAGTATTGTGACCTACTTTATGTGCCATTTCCATGATAGTTCACAAGGCTTTGGGTATTATGTTATGTGGTTATTCCTTGATTTACTTGCAGCTGAATCGATGACAGTGTTCATTGCCTCTGTTTTCCCCAATTTTGTTGTATCTTTGGCCTTGACAGCATTTGCAAATGGGTTATGGATGTCTGTTGGCGGCTTCTTGGTTAGCAGTAAGATCTTGAATGACTTTTGGTATTACACGTTCTATTGGATTAATTACCAAAGATATGTTTTTCAAGGAATGATGTTTAACGAGTTTGAACAACGTATATTTGACTGCGATTCAAATTGTCACTGCTTATATGAATCAAGTTTATCTGATCAATGTAAGATCGCAGGCACAGCAGTGTTAGAGAATCTAGGATATTCCCACAGCGACAAAGGCCTTTGGATTGGAATATTaattgtattaatatttgtatttagGTTGGGGAGTTACGTTGGTTTAAAGTTGAGAAAGTGA
- a CDS encoding DEHA2C03806p (similar to uniprot|P40073 Saccharomyces cerevisiae YER118C SHO1 Transmembrane osmosensor), producing the protein MSFSISNFIGDPFAISTLSFGLIAWIISIAGAGASNQDKFPHFSWWGIMYQLVIMVVITVLYLYNTIELYKFTLVGLLSIAFVYSTNSTNHLIYKTGDSGMLCCAAGCILLSMLNLIWILYFGGHPESPTNQFIDSFSLKTHSHNHGHLPSADNKAADGDIDDEVEYKRYSSSQGNTQFQDNNLRQSQLTTNNKSVNTPYMSSSQLNGLENFSSSDVHQSRDLTSNKRQTVYNDTNSVNDTGNVFRYKAKALYSYDANPEDINEISFAKDELLEVDDIDGKWWQAKRSNGQVGICPSNYVKLMD; encoded by the coding sequence ATGTCGTTCAGCATATCGAACTTTATCGGAGACCCATTTGCTATATCCACGTTGTCGTTTGGGTTGATAGCATGGATTATATCTATTGCAGGGGCCGGAGCATCGAATCAGGACAAATTCCCCCATTTCAGTTGGTGGGGCATAATGTATCAGTTGGTAATAATGGTGGTGATCACGGTGTTGTACTTGTACAACACGATCGAGTTGTACAAGTTCACTTTGGTGGGGTTGTTATCGATTGCGTTTGTATATTCCACCAACTCGACCAACCACTTGATCTACAAGACAGGAGACTCGGGAATGTTGTGTTGCGCTGCGGGATGTATTTTGTTGTCGATGTTGAACTTGATCTGGATCTTATACTTCGGGGGCCATCCAGAGTCTCCTACAAACCAGTTCATTGATTCGTTCTCGTTGAAGACACATTCGCACAATCATGGCCACTTACCCTCGGCCGATAACAAGGCTGCCGATGGAGACATCGACGACGAGGTGGAATACAAGAGATATTCGTCGTCCCAAGGAAACACTCAGTTCCAGGACAACAATTTGAGACAATCTCAACTCACTACGAACAACAAGTCCGTCAATACCCCATACATGTCCTCGTCACAATTAAATGGCTTGGAAAACTTTTCGTCGTCTGACGTGCATCAAAGCAGGGACTTGACCAGTAACAAAAGACAGACTGTTTATAACGATACCAATTCTGTCAACGATACCGGCAATGTATTCAGGTATAAAGCCAAGGCCTTATATAGCTATGACGCCAATCCAgaagatattaatgaaatttccTTTGCCAAAGATGAACTTTTGGAAGtggatgatattgatggtAAATGGTGGCAAGCAAAAAGATCAAATGGACAAGTTGGTATTTGTCCATCAAATTATGTGAAGTTAATGGATTAG
- a CDS encoding DEHA2C03828p (similar to uniprot|Q9P414 Pichia stipitis STO1 Alternative oxidase) yields MLTLQRTFVRSTIPYSIGSMRFNSSIPGTSAKQSPFKISTTLIKDSDREKHDDKQFITHPLFPHPEFNGEECERVRVEHREPQSRGDRIAFKGIQLVRGSFDFVTGYKKPANEQDIQDGFKGTRYEMTEPKWLTRCIFLESIAGVPGMVAAFIRHLHSLRLLRRDKAWIETLLDEAYNERMHLLTFIKLGRPSWFTRSIIYIGQGVFCNLFFMCYLINPKYCHRFVGYLEEEAVSTYTHLLEELKMGKLKEFDNIQIPAISWQYWPELDEKSSFTDLILRIRADEAKHREVNHTLANLNQKSDRNPFALEIKGTDKKQPTNGLETHKGTGWDRDDLIL; encoded by the coding sequence ATGTTGACATTACAGAGAACTTTTGTACGTAGTACAATTCCGTATTCGATTGGATCGATGAGGTTCAATTCGTCGATTCCAGGCACATCGGCGAAGCAGAGTCCATTTAAGATTTCTACCACCTTGATCAAGGATTCCGACAGGGAAAAGCACGATGATAAACAGTTCATTACTCATCCATTGTTCCCACATCCAGAGTTTAATGGAGAAGAATGCGAGAGGGTACGGGTGGAGCATAGAGAACCACAATCTCGCGGGGACAGGATTGCATTTAAAGGAATCCAGCTTGTTAGAGGATCATTTGACTTTGTGACAGGATACAAAAAGCCTGCCAACGAACAGGATATACAGGATGGATTCAAGGGTACTAGGTACGAGATGACGGAACCTAAGTGGTTGACCAGATGCATATTCTTGGAAAGTATTGCTGGGGTTCCAGGAATGGTTGCAGCATTCATTAGACACTTGCACTCGCTCCGTCTTTTGAGAAGAGACAAAGCATGGATTGAAACGTTGTTGGATGAGGCCTACAATGAAAGAATGCATTTGTTGACATTTATCAAGCTTGGTAGACCATCGTGGTTTACCAGACTGATCATCTATATCGGCCAGGGGgtattttgcaatttattcttcatGTGCTACTTGATCAACCCAAAATACTGCCATAGGTTCGTTGGTTacttggaagaagaagcagttAGTACGTATACCCATTtgttagaagaattaaagatgGGTAAGTTGAAGGAGTTTGACAATATTCAGATCCCAGCCATTAGTTGGCAATACTGGCCTGAATTGGATGAAAAGTCTTCTTTTACTGACTTAATTTTGAGAATTAGGGCCGACGAAGCCAAACACAGGGAAGTCAACCATACCTTAGCCAACTTAAACCAGAAGAGCGACAGAAACCCATTTGCATTAGAAATTAAGGGTACCGATAAGAAGCAACCAACCAATGGCTTAGAAACTCACAAAGGTACTGGCTGGGACCGTGATGATTTAATACTTTAA